One genomic region from Oxyura jamaicensis isolate SHBP4307 breed ruddy duck chromosome 6 unlocalized genomic scaffold, BPBGC_Ojam_1.0 oxy6_random_OJ72994, whole genome shotgun sequence encodes:
- the PGAM1 gene encoding phosphoglycerate mutase 1 produces the protein MAAYRLVLVRHGESAWNLENRFSGWYDADLSPAGQQEARRGGEALRDAGYEFDICFTSVQKRAIRTLWTVLDAIDQMWLPVVRTWRLNERHYGALTGLNKAETAAKHGEAQVKIWRRSYDIPPPPMQSDHPFYSTISKDRRYADLTEDQLPTCESLKDTIARALPFWNEEIVPQIKEGKRVLIAAHGNSLRGIVKHLEGMSEEAIMELNLPTGIPIVYELDKNLKPIKPMQFLGDEETVRKAMEAVAAQGKVKK, from the exons ATGGCGGCCTACCGGCTGGTGCTCGTGCGGCACGGCGAGAGCGCCTGGAACCTGGAGAACCGCTTCAGCGGCTGGTACGACGCCGACCTCAGCCCCGCCGGGCAGCAGGAGGCGAGGCGCGGCGGGGAGGCGCTGCGAG ACGCCGGCTATGAGTTCGACATCTGCTTCACGTCGGTGCAGAAGCGGGCCATCCGCACGCTGTGGACCGTGCTGGACGCCATCGACCAGATGTGGCTGCCGGTGGTGCGGACGTGGCGCCTCAACGAGCGGCACTACGGGGCGCTCACCGGCCTCAACAAGGCCGAGACGGCCGCCAAGCACGGCGAGGCGCAGGTGAAGATCTGGCGGCGCTCCTACGACATCCCCCCGCCGCCCATGCAGTCGGACCACCCCTTCTACAGCACCATCAGCAAG GACCGGCGCTACGCTGACCTGACGGAGGACCAGCTGCCCACGTGCGAGAGCCTGAAGGACACCATCGCCCGGGCTCTGCCCTTCTGGAACGAGGAAATCGTGCCGCAGATCAAAGAGGGCAAGCGAGTCCTCATCGCAGCGCACGGCAACAGCCTGCGGGGGATTGTCAAACACCTGGAAG GCATGTCGGAGGAGGCCATCATGGAGCTGAACCTGCCCACCGGCATCCCGATCGTCTACGAACTGGACAAGAACCTGAAGCCCATCAAGCCCATGCAGTTCCTGGGGGATGAGGAGACGGTGCGCAAGGCCATGGAGGCTGTGGCCGCTCAGGGCAAGGTCAAGAAGTGA
- the EXOSC1 gene encoding exosome complex component CSL4: MAPPARYCVPGERLCSAAEAAAGSGTYTRHGSVFAALAGCLRRGGEDGGVPQVPVVSVLRDAEAQLLPDVGAVVTCKVCSINSRFAKVHILYVGSTPLKSAFRGTIRREDIRATEKDKVEVYKSFRPGDIVLAKVISLGDAQSNYLLSTAENELGVVVARSEAGVQMVPISWCEMQCPQTHTKDFRKVARVQPQFLQT; this comes from the exons ATGGCGCCGCCGGCTCGGTACTGCGTGCCGGGGGAGCGGCTGTGCAGCGCggccgaggcggcggcgggcagcggcaCCTACACGCGGCACGGCTCCGTGTTCGCCGCGCTGGCCGGCTGCCTGCGGCGGGGGGGCGAGGACGGCGGGgtg CCGCAGGTGCCCGTCGTGTCGGTGCTGCGGGACGCCGAGGCCCAGCTGCTGCCCGACGTGGGCGCCGTGGTCACCTGCAAG GTCTGCAGCATCAACTCGCGCTTCGCCAAGGTGCACATCCTCTACGTCGGCTCCACGCCGCTCAAATCCGCCTTCCGCGGCACCATACG GAGAGAAGATATTCGAGCCACTGAGAAAGATAAG GTGGAAGTTTACAAGAGTTTCCGCCCAGGTGACATAGTCCTGGCCAAAGTC ATCTCCCTGGGGGACGCGCAGTCCAACTACCTGCTGAGCACGGCGGAGAACGAGCTGGGCGTGGTGGTGGCTCGCAGCGAGGCAG GGGTGCAGATGGTGCCCATCAGCTGGTGCGAGATGCAGTGCCCCCAGACGCACACCAAGGACTTCCGCAAGGTGGCCCGCGTGCAGCCGCAGTTCCTGCAGACCTAG
- the ZDHHC16 gene encoding palmitoyltransferase ZDHHC16 — protein sequence MRSRQRLFAAVMRLLLKCLRLGRRRRFKLVRQAGQLWHYGRLCLRSLLYNSFTNSDVVLDSLFEPVYWLVDHVTRWFGVVFVALVIGLTSSIVAIVYICLLPLILQTYTPAWICWHLTYGHWNLLMIVFHYYKAITTSPGHPPQAKNDLTGVSICRKCIAPKPARTHHCSICNRCVLKMDHHCPWLNNCVGHYNHRYFFSFCLFMTMGCIYCSISAWDMFRDAYAAIERMKLLEKEKLQVAANQTYYQTPPPSFSFRQRAFHKSVVYLWVLCSSVALALGALTLWHAALITRGETSIERHINKKERQRLQKKGKVFRNPYSYGSWDNWKVFLGVDMPRHWLTRVLLPSPHLPHGTGLSWELPPCVREQRVPLLAI from the exons ATGAGGAGCCGGCAGCGGCTGTTTGCAGCGGTGATGCGCCTGCTCCTCAAGTGCCTGCGGCTGGGCCGGCGGCGGCGGTTCAAGCTGGTGCGGCAGGCGGGGCAGCTGTGGCACTACGGGCGCCTCTGCCTCCGCTCCCTGCTCTACAACTCCTTCACCAACAGCGACGTGGTGCTCGACTCCCTCTTCGAGCCGGTCTACTGGCTGGTGGACCACGTCACCCGCTGGTTTGGCGTG GTGTTTGTGGCGCTGGTGATCGGGCTGACGAGCTCCATCGTGGCCATCGTGTACATCTGCCTGCTGCCCCTCATCCTGCAGACATACACGCCTGCCTGGATCTGCTGGCACCTCACCTACGGGCACTGGAACCTCCTCATGATCGTCTTCCACTACTACAAGGCCATCACCACTTCGCCTGGGCACCCCCCGCAG GCCAAGAACGATCTCACTGGCGTCTCCATCTGCAGGAAGTGCATTGCCCCCAAGCCGGCTCGCACCCACCACTGCAGCATCTGCAACAG GTGCGTGCTGAAGATGGACCACCACTGCC CCTGGCTGAATAACTGCGTGGGACACTACAACCACCGCTActtcttctccttctgcctCTTCATGACCATGGGCTGCATCTACTGCAGCATCAGCGCCTGGGACATGTTCCGGGACGCCTACGCGGCCATCGAG AGAATGAAACTGCTTGAGAAGGAGAAACTGCAGGTGGCTGCCAACCAG ACGTACTACCAGACCCCGCCGCCCTCCTTCTCCTTCCGCCAGCGAGCCTTCCACAAGAGCGTGGTCTACCTCTGGGTCCTGTGCAG cTCGGTAGCCTTGGCCCTGGGTGCCCTCACGCTGTGGCATGCCGCCCTCATTACCCGCGGGGAAACCAGCATCGAGAGGCACATCAACAAGAAGGAGAGGCAGCGGCTGCAAAAGAAAGGCAAG GTGTTCAGAAACCCCTACAGTTACGGCAGCTGGGACAACTGGAAGGTGTTTCTGGGGGTGGACATGCCCAG GCACTGGCTCACCCGCGTCCTGCTGCCCTCTCCTCACCTGCCCCACGGAAcggggctgagctgggagctgccccccTGCGTGCGCGAGCAGCGCGTGCCGCTCCTGGCCATCTGA